Part of the Drosophila pseudoobscura strain MV-25-SWS-2005 chromosome 2, UCI_Dpse_MV25, whole genome shotgun sequence genome, AGCGGGTTCTTCGAGTGCCACTTGGGCTGCTACTCGCCGGTGCCCAGCGTCGTGGAGCAACTGCGTCAGGACATTGATGAGTATGCGGCCAAAATACTTGCCGGGGGCAAGACCGAGATCTCCCCGCTGATGCGGAAGCTCCAGCGGTTGGACAAGACCGCACTGATCCCCGGAAGCAGACTTCGTCTGGTGTACCTGCACGATGCGGTACATCCAAAGTGGATATCAGTCGACGATAATGAATGAGAAGAGTCACAAAATAAACCGAAATTTAATCCCATTCGAGGCTTGGAAAATGGGGCAATGACTCGTCCTTGTTTTGTGGGGCTATTGTCCTTTGTGTGCACGGGACATTCACATGCCACGTTCCACATTCAACACTCAACAAACACTCACAAAGAACAAACAGCTGCGGTTTGCAGGCAAAATACTACTCCACTTTACAGTGCCCCATCTAGGTGCCCGCTCCCCCCCTGGGTCCTGTGTCCATTGTCGGGTTGTTGCCTGTCTAGAAACCAAAGGAAAAGTTCAGACTCGAGCTGCAGCGTTTTACCGGCTCATTTGCCTTTGGCTTCTGTCTGGTTCACTTGTCATTGGGCTCTCCAAAAGATACCCTACAGCGGGGAGTGTGCCAGCGAAGGATTGCCTGAAATATACAACCAGGATAGCCTTTACCGGTTTATGGTCTCCCTCCCACGTGGCCTGGAATCGGCAAGAGTTCCTCAGATCATCCCTGTTCAGGGAGAATACTCTTCCAGGCGATGCTCGTTAGGTTCTCCACTCCTGCAGGCCGCTCAAATGCGACGAGTACATCTTCGTCTCGTTTCCAACTGCTTTTATTCCTcgcaaacaaaatgcatgcCTTGTGCCTTACCGAGATTGAACGTTGAGTCTGTTA contains:
- the LOC4800780 gene encoding uncharacterized protein, translating into MMNLAQRPTNLGKQNGAVVLEVVKVLGRPVTIAEVAQRVSTVYKLPLDLIQPVVAYVLRAGEASGFFECHLGCYSPVPSVVEQLRQDIDEYAAKILAGGKTEISPLMRKLQRLDKTALIPGSRLRLVYLHDAVHPKWISVDDNE